In the Syntrophus aciditrophicus SB genome, ACTGGGTCATCACCCGCTCGTCCTGCCCGTAAAGGTATTCCGTGGGCTTGTATTCCTCGGCGCCGATGGCGATGACGGCGGCCCCGTGTTTGATCTCCGCGGGACCTCTTTCCGAAGTCACCCTGGTGACGAAATTGCCGATATAACCCGTCGCCTCCGTGATGGTGGCCCCGGTGTAGACATGAATCAGCTGATTCCCGTAGACCTTCTGGATCAGGTCTTTCAGGTAGGCCTGGACATCCATCCCTTCCAGCGTGGTGTGAATCCTTCTGGCGTTTCCGCCCAACTCCTTCTCCTTCTCCAGGAGGTAGACCTCATGACCCTGTTCGGCGATGGAAAGGGCGCAAACCATGCCGGCAACACCGCCGCCGACGATGAGCGCATTGTTGTTCACCGGCAGGTCAAATTCCTGCAGGGCCTGCAGACGACGAGCACGAGCCACGGACATCCGGAGGAGATCCTTGGCCTTCTGGGTCGCTTCTTCTTTTTCCTTCGCGTGAACCCAGGAGTTGTGCTCCCGGATGTTGGGCATTTCATAATAATACTGGTTGATCCCCGCCTCGCGAACGGTATCCCGGAACAGGTTCTCCAGGGTTCGCGGCGAGCAGGCGGCGACGATCACGCGGTTGATCCCCTTCTCCCGGGTCATGTCGGTGATCTCCTGGGCGGAGTTCGTCGCGCAGGAGAAGAGCTGCTCCTGCGCGTAGACCACGTTGGGCAGCGTCAGGGCGTACTCCACGACCTCGGGGACGTTGACGATCCGACCGATGTTCGCGCCGCAATGGCAGACGAAGACGGCGATCCTCGGCTCTTCCCCGGAAACATCCTTTTCCTCGGGATAAACCCTTTCCCTGGACAGGTTCCCCCGCCGGTAGTCCAGAAGCTCGCCGCACTGGGAGCCGGCCCCGCTGGCGCCGAAAACCGACTCGGGAATATCCAGCGGCCCCTGGAAGCCTCCACTGACAAAAATCCCGGGCCGGCTGGTCTGCAACGAATTGCGGGGATCGACCTTGCAGAAATTATGTTCGTTCAACTCGATGCCGAACTTCTCCGCCATCGCCTTCACCTCCAGCGGAGGAGCCAGACCGACCGACAGAACCACCATGTCGAATTCTTCTTCCTTGACCCCTTCATCAGGCGTGGAATACCGGACGAAAACATTCTTCGTGACCGGGTCCTCTCGAACGATGGACACATAGCTGCGAATGAACCGGATCCCGGGAAGGGCCTCCGTCCGGTCGACGTAGCGCTCGAAATCCTTCCCATAGGAACGCACATCGTTATGGAAGATCGTGCACTCCGCATCGGGGTCGTGATCCTTCGTCAGGATGGCATGCTTCTGACTGTAGGTGCAGCAGACCATGGAGCAGTAGCTGTTCTCGCCCTCGGTCACCCGTCGGGAGCCGACACAGGAAAGCCACGCGATTTTATGGGGATGCTTCAGGTCGGAGGCGCGCAGGATCTCGCCCCCATAGGGACCGGTGGCGCACAGCAGCCGCTCGAAGTCCATGCCGGTGACCACGTTGGCAAACTCCCCGTAATGGTATTCCTTGCTCAGCCGGGGATCGAACGGCTCAAGACCTGCCGACAGGATGATGGCCCCCACATTGACCTCCATCTGCTCGGGAACCTGACTGAAGTCGATGGCGTCCTGCTTGCACACGGCTTCGCAGATCCGGCACTTGTCCTCCTTCAGGTAAAGGCAGCTCTCATCAATGTATGTCACCAGGGGAATGGCCTGGGCGAAGTACACATGAACCGCCTTGTTCTTTGATATCTCCTGATTGTAGACATCGGGATAGACGACCGGACAGTACTCCACGCAGGTAGTACAGCCCGAGCACTTGTCCTCGATGATGTATCTGGGTTTTTTCGTCAGTGTGACCTTGAAATCTCCCACCTCCCCGGCTACACGATCCACTTCCGTGTAAGTCAGGACCTCGATATTCGGATGCCGGCCGACCTCGACCAGTTTAGGTGCGAGAATTCACATGGAGCAGTCATTGGTGGGGAAGGTCTTGTCCAGCTGGGCCATGTGCCCGCCAATGCTGGGCGACTTCTCCACCAGGTAAACCTTGAAACCGGCGGTGGCCAGATCTAAAGAGGCTTGAATGCCGCTGATCCCGCCGCCGACGACCATTACATCTCCAAAATTACTGTTTGCTTTTTCCATTTATATCAACCTCATCGGATGTGATGATTTCCTAAATCAATTCCGAAATCACTTCCGTGATCTCTTTAACCTCGATCCTGTCATCCAGACCCATGGTGACCCGGCTGTCCTCGAAGTTGGTGATGCAGTACGGACAGGCGGTGACCAGCACCTCCGCCCCGACATCGACCGCCTGATCGATCCGCAGATCGCAGAACCGCTCTCCCTTGATCGTCTCCATCCAGATCCGACCGCCGCCGCCGCCACAGCACAGACTGGCGACATGGTGTTCCGGCAGTTCCGTAAACTCCAGACCGGGTACGGCCTGCAGAACATTGCGGGGCTCGTCGTAGATGCCGTTGTGCCGCCCCAGGTAACAGGGATCATGCCAGGTGACCTTCTTCTCATACACCTTGTCCGGATCAAGCTTAAGCCGTCCCTCGCCAATGAGCTCGGCCAGGTACTGGGTGATGTGAACGATCTCGAAGTTCACCCTGAATTCGGGATACTCGTTCTTGAAGGTATGGTAGCAATGGGGGGACGAAACAAGAATCTTCTTCACACCCGCATCGATAAAGGCCTTGATGTTCTCCTTCGCCAGGCGCTGGAACACCTCCTCATCGCCTGCCTTGCGGATGCTCTCGCCACAGCAGACTTCCTTGTCGCCCAGGATGCCGAAATCCACCCCGGCCGCCTGCAGAATCCTGGCTGTGGCAACCGCGACCTTCTTCATCCGCGGGTCATAGCAGGCATAGCAGTCGGGAAAATACAGAATCTCCATCCCCTCGGCAAAAGGCTTCACATCCAGGCCCCTGGCCCAGTCCGCTCGCTTGCCCCGCTCCTCGTTCAGCGGGTTCCCTGAACCGACAAGGCTGCCTCTGATGCTCTTGATCGGCTGTACGGAATGGGGAAATACGCCGTACTCCGTGGCAATCCTGCGCAGGGCAACCCCGGATTCGATCTGTTTTACGTCCCGCGGACACTGCTGGGGACATCTTCCGCAGGTGGTGCAACGCCACATCTCTTCACTCTCAATGTCCGTCAGGCCGAACGTGGCCTCGCGGACGATCTTGCGCATGCTGAACTGCCGCACCTTGTTCCAGGGACAGACGGCATCGCACAAGCCGCATTGGAAACAGCGTTTGAAGGCGTCTCCACCGTGCGCTTTAACTTCCTCTATAATTTCCTTGAAGGGGGCTATAGTCTCCACCGGTTTCCTTCCTTTTTCCTTTTTTATTTTTTCGATTCGACGGATTCGCCCTTTTTGGCTACCCGGGCGGCAGTATCCAGGACCTTCTGCAGGCCGTATTTGTCCACCATGGCTAACAATCCGGTCTCCACGTCCTCCATCTCAATCCCTTCCTCGACTTCCTCTTCCCGCTCCTCGTAAATCAGGGCGTCATTAAGGCACCACTTGACACAGAGGGGAACTTCCTGGGGAGGGTCGTCTTCACACATATCGCATTTGAGCGGAAGGCCGGAATCGGGTTCATGGAAAATGTCCCGGGACGGGCAGGCCGCCCGGCAGAAGGCGCACTCTTCGTACTCCCTGCCGTCAATGACATAGACGTCTCTGCCCATGCACTCGGCGGCTGTATACTCGCCGGCATAAACGGGAAGATACAGGTCGTTTCTCA is a window encoding:
- a CDS encoding FAD-dependent oxidoreductase encodes the protein MEKANSNFGDVMVVGGGISGIQASLDLATAGFKVYLVEKSPSIGGHMAQLDKTFPTNDCSMUILAPKLVEVGRHPNIEVLTYTEVDRVAGEVGDFKVTLTKKPRYIIEDKCSGCTTCVEYCPVVYPDVYNQEISKNKAVHVYFAQAIPLVTYIDESCLYLKEDKCRICEAVCKQDAIDFSQVPEQMEVNVGAIILSAGLEPFDPRLSKEYHYGEFANVVTGMDFERLLCATGPYGGEILRASDLKHPHKIAWLSCVGSRRVTEGENSYCSMVCCTYSQKHAILTKDHDPDAECTIFHNDVRSYGKDFERYVDRTEALPGIRFIRSYVSIVREDPVTKNVFVRYSTPDEGVKEEEFDMVVLSVGLAPPLEVKAMAEKFGIELNEHNFCKVDPRNSLQTSRPGIFVSGGFQGPLDIPESVFGASGAGSQCGELLDYRRGNLSRERVYPEEKDVSGEEPRIAVFVCHCGANIGRIVNVPEVVEYALTLPNVVYAQEQLFSCATNSAQEITDMTREKGINRVIVAACSPRTLENLFRDTVREAGINQYYYEMPNIREHNSWVHAKEKEEATQKAKDLLRMSVARARRLQALQEFDLPVNNNALIVGGGVAGMVCALSIAEQGHEVYLLEKEKELGGNARRIHTTLEGMDVQAYLKDLIQKVYGNQLIHVYTGATITEATGYIGNFVTRVTSERGPAEIKHGAAVIAIGAEEYKPTEYLYGQDERVMTQLELEEKIARGDEAVINGESLVMIQCVGCRNEDRNYCSRICCSHAVKNALKLKEKNPAKDIYILFRDMRTYGFAEDYYRQASENDVKFIRYEPETAPEVEAVVEEGKPVLRVSVLDPILGQGLALDADHLVLSAAVLPSEATREVANQFKVTLSLDGFFKEAHVKLRPVEFATDGVFLCGLAQYPKHINETINQAYGAAGRVITLLSRDTVTASGSVCEVDEKRCMGCGACASVCTYGAIEMRETKQGRKATMNPVLCKGDGLCNAMCPTGAISLRHYTEDELLAQIDAIVPEQVSVEVD
- a CDS encoding (Fe-S)-binding protein → METIAPFKEIIEEVKAHGGDAFKRCFQCGLCDAVCPWNKVRQFSMRKIVREATFGLTDIESEEMWRCTTCGRCPQQCPRDVKQIESGVALRRIATEYGVFPHSVQPIKSIRGSLVGSGNPLNEERGKRADWARGLDVKPFAEGMEILYFPDCYACYDPRMKKVAVATARILQAAGVDFGILGDKEVCCGESIRKAGDEEVFQRLAKENIKAFIDAGVKKILVSSPHCYHTFKNEYPEFRVNFEIVHITQYLAELIGEGRLKLDPDKVYEKKVTWHDPCYLGRHNGIYDEPRNVLQAVPGLEFTELPEHHVASLCCGGGGGRIWMETIKGERFCDLRIDQAVDVGAEVLVTACPYCITNFEDSRVTMGLDDRIEVKEITEVISELI
- a CDS encoding (4Fe-4S)-binding protein, which encodes MAKIKKKIKTIKIDESKCNGCRACEMICSAFHSTPKYSTINPERSRIRMYRDVRNDLYLPVYAGEYTAAECMGRDVYVIDGREYEECAFCRAACPSRDIFHEPDSGLPLKCDMCEDDPPQEVPLCVKWCLNDALIYEEREEEVEEGIEMEDVETGLLAMVDKYGLQKVLDTAARVAKKGESVESKK